One window of the Balaenoptera ricei isolate mBalRic1 chromosome X, mBalRic1.hap2, whole genome shotgun sequence genome contains the following:
- the ZCCHC13 gene encoding LOW QUALITY PROTEIN: zinc finger CCHC domain-containing protein 13 (The sequence of the model RefSeq protein was modified relative to this genomic sequence to represent the inferred CDS: inserted 1 base in 1 codon; deleted 1 base in 1 codon; substituted 1 base at 1 genomic stop codon): MNSKECFKCGHSGPKGGGARRRGARGGGRGAQCSSATLPVICYCCSEPGHHAKNCNLLDDICYNCGTSGHIAKDCVKPKRERQQCCYTCGRPGHLARDCDHQEGQKCYSCAEYGHIQKHCARVKCYRCGXTSHMPSTAINCSKRSEVNCYRXGGLGHLARECPIEATA; the protein is encoded by the exons ATGAACAGTAAGGAATGCTTCAAGTGTGGACACTCTGGCCCTAAAGGAGGAGGAGCTCGAAGGCGCGGAGCTAGAGGTGGTGGCCGAGGTGCTCAGTGCAGTTCTGCCACCCTACCTGTCATCTGTTACTGCTGCAGTGAGCCTGGTCATCATGCTAAGAACTGTAACCTTCTCGATGACATCTGTTACAACTGTGGGACAAGTGGCCACATCGCCAAAGACTGTGTTAAGCCTAAGCGAGAGAGACAGCAGTGCTGTTACACCTGTGGCAGACCAGGGCATCTGGCCCGTGATTGTGACCATCAGGAGGGGCAGAAGTGCTACTCTTGTGCCGAATATGGCCACATTCAGAAACACTGCGCCCGAGTCAAGTGCTACCGTTGTGGCTAGACCAGCCACATG CCTTCAACTGCCATCAACTGCAGCAAGAGGAGCGAGGTCAACTGCTACC TGGGCGGACTTGGACATCTAGCCCGGGAATGCCCCATTGAGGCTACCGCTTAA